Proteins found in one Sulfurimonas sp. genomic segment:
- a CDS encoding ribokinase, with translation MKIINFGSINIDHVYSVDHFVRPGETLSSNSYAVFSGGKGANQSIALARANADVVHVGKVGKDGIWLKEKMEKEGIDTSFVNTVKAPTGHAVIQVNKEGENAIIIHGGANLTYKSSDIEKVLKTAKTEDIVLLQNEINDVDKIIKQTKSKGLKVVFNPAPMSDAVKDYPLELVDIFIINETEGEALSGEKKPEKIIKAMGKLYPKSSVVLTLGKKGVIYAKGKKVISVDALKVKAVDTTGAGDTFIGYFLAEFSRGMTIEKCLEAAIKASSICVTRKGAADSIPRLLV, from the coding sequence GTGAAGATAATTAATTTCGGATCTATAAATATAGACCATGTGTATAGTGTAGATCATTTTGTACGTCCAGGTGAAACGCTAAGCAGTAATAGCTACGCAGTTTTTAGCGGTGGTAAAGGGGCTAACCAGTCTATAGCCTTAGCTCGTGCAAATGCAGATGTAGTCCATGTAGGTAAGGTTGGCAAAGACGGTATTTGGCTAAAAGAGAAGATGGAAAAAGAGGGTATAGATACATCTTTTGTAAATACAGTTAAAGCACCTACTGGACATGCAGTTATACAGGTAAACAAAGAGGGTGAGAATGCCATAATTATCCACGGCGGGGCTAATCTTACTTACAAATCTTCTGATATAGAAAAAGTACTAAAAACTGCAAAAACAGAGGATATAGTACTTTTACAAAATGAGATAAATGATGTCGATAAAATAATAAAACAAACAAAAAGCAAAGGTCTAAAAGTAGTTTTTAACCCTGCACCGATGAGTGACGCTGTTAAAGACTACCCACTTGAACTTGTAGATATTTTTATAATAAACGAGACCGAAGGTGAAGCACTTAGCGGCGAGAAAAAGCCTGAGAAGATCATAAAAGCTATGGGTAAACTTTACCCAAAAAGTTCCGTTGTTTTAACACTTGGCAAAAAAGGTGTGATCTATGCAAAGGGCAAAAAAGTTATAAGTGTAGATGCTCTAAAAGTAAAAGCTGTAGATACCACCGGAGCGGGCGATACTTTTATAGGTTACTTTTTAGCCGAGTTTTCACGCGGAATGACAATAGAAAAATGTCTAGAAGCAGCTATAAAAGCTTCAAGTATCTGTGTAACAAGAAAAGGGGCTGCTGATTCTATCCCTAGATTATTGGTGTGA
- a CDS encoding NAD(P)H-dependent oxidoreductase, with translation MKNILIVVANPKEDSFSFAMANKYKNKCKEKNYDVEFLDLYRDENQQPFFTNEQVTTKEMKYYQEKISKADEITFVFPYWWGSMPAILKNFIDWNFSNGFAFEYVNSRPHGLLKGKSVKVFTTTGAPYLFYMLTGAHRRLRSMLKEQIIEFCGMKFEEFNIFGGVDTSKKKMQKILDKI, from the coding sequence ATGAAAAACATTTTAATAGTAGTTGCAAATCCAAAAGAAGACAGCTTCTCATTTGCAATGGCAAATAAATACAAAAACAAATGTAAAGAGAAAAACTATGATGTAGAGTTCTTAGATCTATATAGAGATGAAAACCAACAACCTTTTTTTACAAATGAACAAGTTACTACAAAAGAGATGAAATACTATCAGGAAAAGATCTCAAAAGCGGATGAGATCACTTTTGTATTTCCTTACTGGTGGGGAAGCATGCCTGCTATTTTAAAAAACTTTATAGACTGGAACTTTTCTAATGGCTTTGCATTTGAGTATGTAAACTCAAGACCACATGGATTATTAAAAGGAAAAAGTGTAAAAGTTTTTACTACAACTGGTGCACCATACTTATTTTACATGTTAACAGGAGCGCACAGGAGACTAAGAAGTATGCTAAAAGAGCAGATCATAGAGTTTTGCGGCATGAAGTTTGAAGAGTTTAATATCTTTGGCGGAGTAGATACAAGCAAAAAGAAGATGCAAAAAATACTTGATAAAATATAA
- a CDS encoding YciI family protein, with translation MFKYLITTFRTPQFDPSVIDAHYAFLDDLKQRGHLELAGPFTDKTGGAYLIKADNLEEAKAIAFSDPVHTSKSSIVTVYEWNAK, from the coding sequence ATGTTTAAATATCTTATTACTACGTTTCGTACACCCCAGTTCGACCCATCAGTCATTGACGCACACTATGCTTTTCTCGATGATCTAAAGCAGCGAGGACACCTTGAACTTGCCGGTCCGTTTACGGACAAGACTGGCGGTGCATACTTGATTAAAGCTGATAATCTTGAAGAAGCCAAGGCTATAGCGTTCAGTGATCCTGTACATACTTCGAAGTCATCAATCGTCACCGTTTACGAATGGAACGCAAAATGA
- a CDS encoding GNAT family acetyltransferase, giving the protein MQLKVAELSDIDKVLELHYKYQIESIAEEDKKDGFVTTPFTKEQLTDLIDKEQGLFIAIKDNSVVAYVMAASWQFWSKWPMFEHMIKDLHNLEYLGQKLSVDNSYQYGPICIDKSVRGSGVLEKIFDFSREHMSKRYQILVTFINKINPRSYEAHVRKLGLEVIQEFSYNNNNYYELVYDTSKKV; this is encoded by the coding sequence ATGCAGTTAAAAGTAGCAGAACTTTCAGATATAGACAAAGTGTTAGAACTTCACTATAAATATCAGATTGAATCAATAGCTGAAGAAGATAAAAAAGACGGATTTGTTACAACGCCGTTTACAAAAGAGCAGTTGACAGACCTTATAGATAAAGAACAAGGTCTGTTTATAGCGATAAAAGACAACAGTGTTGTTGCTTATGTTATGGCGGCATCTTGGCAATTTTGGTCAAAATGGCCCATGTTTGAACACATGATAAAAGATTTGCATAACTTGGAATACTTGGGTCAAAAGTTGAGCGTGGACAATTCCTATCAGTACGGGCCGATCTGCATAGACAAAAGTGTTCGAGGAAGCGGTGTATTGGAAAAAATATTTGATTTTTCAAGAGAACATATGTCCAAAAGATACCAGATATTAGTAACCTTTATCAATAAAATCAATCCAAGATCTTACGAAGCCCATGTAAGAAAACTCGGTCTTGAAGTTATACAAGAGTTTTCTTATAACAACAACAACTATTACGAACTGGTTTATGACACATCAAAAAAAGTCTAA
- a CDS encoding aminotransferase class V-fold PLP-dependent enzyme: MKTNKDIFRPFVGSDAAFSEITSGIIGQNRDNYFDYTASGLAYAPIEQRVQEVLNTYANTHSEFASDAKTTSFYYDIARENLKKHLELSKDFVLLPCGTGATGAIKKFQELLGLYIPPATKARFNINMNEIEKPLIVIGPFEHHSNEISYREAICDTIRIPLNESGNVDLEALRNTLEQNKKRQIIGAFSTASNVTGIVPPYKEISKILREYNAIIAFDSAASSPCLNVDSNLYDALFLSPHKLLGGPGTCGLLAIRKKLINEDSPPTFAGGGTVAYVSAEEHIFNSNIEIREDAGTPAILQLIKTSFVYQLRNEIGIKRIQERKVELFKILHDGLKEIDNYTIYGPSEGSSSIGILSINFHGVTPFELCEKLSQEYGIQTRAGCSCAGPYGHDLFGISKVDSHNEKPSWLRISVNYTHSIDSINNLIFALKKSVQGLRESS; this comes from the coding sequence ATGAAAACAAACAAGGATATATTTAGGCCCTTTGTAGGCAGCGATGCCGCATTTAGTGAGATCACAAGCGGTATAATAGGTCAAAACAGAGACAACTATTTTGACTACACCGCATCTGGATTAGCATATGCACCAATTGAGCAAAGGGTGCAAGAGGTTTTAAACACTTACGCAAATACACATTCAGAATTTGCAAGTGATGCCAAAACTACCTCTTTTTATTATGACATTGCTAGGGAAAACTTAAAAAAGCATCTTGAACTTAGTAAAGATTTTGTACTTCTTCCATGTGGTACAGGTGCTACTGGTGCTATAAAGAAATTCCAAGAACTTTTAGGACTATACATACCTCCTGCAACAAAAGCAAGATTCAATATAAATATGAATGAGATAGAAAAACCGCTTATTGTAATAGGTCCTTTTGAGCATCATTCAAATGAGATTAGTTACCGAGAAGCTATATGTGACACGATAAGAATACCATTAAATGAAAGCGGTAATGTTGATTTAGAAGCTTTAAGAAACACTCTTGAACAAAATAAAAAACGTCAGATCATAGGTGCTTTTTCAACAGCTTCAAACGTTACAGGTATAGTACCTCCATATAAGGAGATCTCAAAAATACTTAGAGAGTATAATGCAATTATAGCGTTTGACAGTGCGGCTTCTTCACCTTGTTTAAATGTTGATTCTAACCTTTATGACGCTCTATTTTTATCACCCCATAAACTACTTGGTGGTCCTGGAACATGTGGCTTGTTGGCTATAAGAAAAAAGCTAATTAATGAAGATTCACCTCCTACTTTTGCAGGTGGTGGTACAGTAGCTTATGTTTCAGCAGAAGAGCACATATTTAATTCAAATATTGAAATACGTGAAGATGCCGGTACACCTGCTATTTTACAGTTGATAAAAACATCTTTTGTTTATCAACTTAGAAATGAGATAGGTATAAAAAGAATTCAAGAAAGAAAAGTAGAACTTTTTAAAATACTGCATGATGGTCTTAAAGAAATTGATAACTACACAATTTATGGACCAAGTGAAGGAAGTAGCAGTATAGGAATACTTTCTATAAATTTTCACGGTGTTACACCTTTTGAGCTATGCGAAAAACTATCTCAAGAATACGGAATTCAAACTCGTGCGGGATGCAGCTGTGCCGGACCATATGGTCATGATCTTTTTGGAATTTCCAAAGTGGATTCCCATAATGAAAAGCCTAGTTGGCTTAGGATTAGCGTTAACTATACACATAGTATAGATAGCATTAACAACCTTATTTTTGCACTAAAAAAATCTGTTCAGGGATTGAGAGAAAGTTCCTAA
- a CDS encoding Rrf2 family transcriptional regulator: MAIISTKGSYGLTAVVILAQGDNQLLQIKDIASKGDIPQNYLEQILVLLKKAGLVESIRGANGGYKLAKDKSLITVYEVLDALECCLSESDSNTKQGLLEPFWSYTQKQIKGIFLLSIKELEEFLEENSEHIMFHI; encoded by the coding sequence ATGGCAATTATTTCAACAAAAGGCTCTTATGGTTTAACTGCAGTAGTTATTCTTGCACAAGGCGATAACCAACTTCTGCAAATAAAAGATATCGCTTCTAAAGGTGATATTCCTCAAAACTACTTGGAGCAGATACTTGTTCTTCTAAAGAAAGCTGGTTTGGTTGAAAGTATTAGAGGTGCTAACGGTGGGTATAAACTTGCAAAAGACAAGTCTCTTATTACAGTGTATGAAGTCTTAGATGCTTTAGAATGTTGTCTTTCAGAAAGTGACAGCAACACTAAACAAGGTTTATTGGAACCATTTTGGAGTTATACTCAAAAGCAAATTAAAGGTATTTTTTTATTGTCTATAAAAGAATTAGAAGAGTTTTTAGAAGAAAACTCTGAACACATTATGTTTCATATATAA
- a CDS encoding ATP-binding cassette domain-containing protein, with protein sequence MQSLQLNNIYFKYPASADYIFEDLNLELYPGWSALVGANGAGKSTLLKLITKELSPESGSVINNLVTAYCPQSTENLPENAEEFFSSYEGNTFRLKELLEIQEDWLYRWDTLSHGERKRIQIAAALFLEPDVLIVDEPTNHLDMQTKEKLFRALESYDGIGILVSHDRELLDLLCTKTFVIKNGSLTKIKSNFSTAIKELDTIKNFQRQQKSQHSKELKKVDKQIQSAKESVSSSKSRLSLKNVDNKDSDAKAKVYLAKITSKNKYEGQAVKTATSKKEHLLKEDISIDKEYEKGIMFEQSIDNRAFPFVIEKTTETINGFTFNIPRLVIEKGDKVWIQGDNGSGKSTFINYVLSTLKTSDYLYIPQEISEEDSQKLFKEIKELSDDKQGEIFTTITRLSSDPKALLQSKTPSPGEIRKLLIAKDLSNNPPLIILDEPTNHMDIDSIMSIEKALTEFQGAVIFISHDMTFCKSLANKTWRVEKDKKLVHIVEK encoded by the coding sequence ATGCAATCTTTACAACTAAACAACATATATTTTAAATACCCTGCTTCGGCAGACTACATATTCGAAGACTTAAACCTTGAGCTCTACCCTGGCTGGAGTGCACTTGTAGGTGCAAACGGTGCAGGAAAGAGCACTCTTTTAAAACTCATTACAAAAGAGCTCTCTCCTGAGAGCGGTAGCGTTATAAACAATCTTGTCACGGCTTATTGTCCACAGTCAACAGAAAATCTGCCTGAAAATGCCGAAGAGTTTTTTAGCTCATATGAGGGTAATACTTTTAGACTAAAAGAGCTTTTAGAGATACAAGAAGACTGGCTTTACAGATGGGATACTCTTAGCCATGGCGAGAGAAAACGCATCCAAATAGCAGCTGCTCTTTTTTTAGAGCCTGATGTACTCATAGTAGATGAGCCTACAAACCATCTTGACATGCAGACTAAAGAGAAACTCTTTAGAGCGTTAGAGTCTTACGATGGCATAGGCATTTTGGTAAGTCATGACAGAGAACTTTTAGATTTGTTATGTACCAAGACATTTGTTATAAAAAACGGCTCGCTTACAAAGATAAAGTCAAACTTCTCTACTGCCATAAAAGAGCTTGACACAATAAAGAACTTTCAAAGACAGCAAAAATCTCAGCACTCAAAAGAGCTTAAAAAGGTAGACAAGCAGATCCAAAGTGCAAAAGAGAGTGTCTCAAGTTCTAAAAGCAGACTCTCACTTAAAAACGTGGACAACAAAGACAGTGACGCAAAAGCAAAAGTCTACCTTGCAAAGATCACCTCTAAAAACAAGTACGAAGGGCAAGCCGTAAAAACCGCCACTTCAAAAAAAGAGCATCTGTTAAAAGAAGATATAAGCATTGATAAAGAGTATGAGAAAGGGATAATGTTTGAGCAAAGCATAGACAACAGAGCCTTCCCTTTTGTTATAGAGAAAACGACTGAAACTATAAACGGTTTTACGTTTAACATACCAAGACTGGTTATAGAAAAAGGTGATAAGGTCTGGATACAAGGTGACAATGGTAGCGGTAAGAGTACATTTATAAACTATGTACTTTCAACTTTAAAAACAAGCGATTACCTCTACATTCCACAAGAGATAAGTGAAGAGGATTCACAGAAACTTTTTAAAGAGATAAAAGAGTTAAGTGATGATAAACAAGGTGAGATTTTTACTACTATTACTAGGCTATCTTCCGACCCAAAAGCACTGTTGCAGAGTAAAACTCCAAGTCCGGGAGAGATTCGAAAACTTTTAATAGCAAAAGATTTGTCAAACAACCCTCCCCTTATCATCTTGGATGAGCCGACAAATCATATGGATATAGATTCAATTATGAGTATTGAAAAAGCTTTAACAGAGTTTCAAGGTGCGGTTATTTTCATTAGTCATGATATGACCTTTTGTAAAAGCTTGGCAAATAAAACTTGGAGGGTTGAAAAAGATAAAAAACTTGTTCATATAGTTGAAAAATAA
- a CDS encoding DUF2834 domain-containing protein, whose translation MKKIYLLLAILGFILPLSQFISWLFDYGIDVPLMFRSVAEDKLSLFAWLDVIVSALVLIVFIVYEGKKKSMPRLWVPIAGTLCVGVSFGLPLFLLLREMHLEKNA comes from the coding sequence ATGAAAAAAATCTATCTTCTCCTGGCTATTTTAGGGTTCATCTTGCCGCTTTCACAGTTCATTTCATGGCTTTTTGACTATGGAATCGATGTGCCGCTCATGTTCAGGAGTGTCGCAGAAGATAAATTGAGCTTATTTGCTTGGTTGGACGTGATCGTGTCGGCGCTTGTTTTAATCGTTTTTATCGTTTATGAGGGCAAGAAAAAGTCGATGCCGAGATTATGGGTACCTATCGCAGGTACATTGTGCGTCGGTGTCTCTTTTGGGCTTCCGTTATTTTTGCTGTTGAGAGAAATGCATCTTGAGAAAAATGCGTAA
- a CDS encoding glutamine--tRNA ligase/YqeY domain fusion protein, which translates to MSEHKDFLRTIVEEDLKSGKYKEVITRFPPEPNGFPHIGHAKSIAINFGIARDYNGYCNLRMDDTNPTTEDTAYVEALKDAVEWLGFKWKDDVRYTSDYFHQLYTWAQELVKIGKAYVDSLDEETMREYRGTVTEPGKRSKYAERTVEENLDLLERMKQGEFKDGEHVLRAKIDMSAANMKMRDPLLYRIRHAHHYRAGNEWAIYPMYDFGHCLSDYIEGVTHSICTLEFENNREIYDWVIDTLGLEPPRPYQHEFARLGINYTVMSKRKLLELVNGNYVNGWDDPRMPTIAGLRRRGYTPESILNFCDSIGIAKANSTVDVAQLEFAIRDDLNTKVPRVMCVLDPLKVTIENYEGSEEFDAPYYPEDIPKEGSRKVPFSKEIYIEREDFSENPPKGYYRLTPDQAVRLRSGYIITCKEVIKDANGEITEIIAEYNPDSKSGSDTSGIKVKSAIQWVDASKAKKVEVRLYDRLYKCEAPENLEDLNPDSLKIIKDALIEPAVITDKPDERFQFERQGYFYADPDYTDENPVFNKIVGLKDSYAKKEKAPRAERKPQEKKVQIDGEVEPMTEAQLALFDKYTVELKLNNMVADILARDEKLSSFYADALAVNNSPVTIANLVANEVARELKEKEIIDLKFNAKQIAELVKMVDDETISNKIAKQVFEEMQKSGENPAKIVEDKGLVQISDPGVIEPIIDEIIAKNPDNVEKFKAGNNKLLGFFVGQTLKATGGKANPQVVNQLVAKKLAQ; encoded by the coding sequence ATGAGTGAGCATAAAGATTTTTTACGTACAATCGTAGAGGAAGATTTAAAGTCGGGCAAATATAAAGAGGTCATTACAAGGTTTCCTCCGGAGCCAAACGGCTTCCCTCACATTGGGCATGCTAAATCTATCGCTATTAACTTCGGGATCGCACGTGACTACAACGGCTATTGTAACCTTAGAATGGACGACACAAACCCTACAACAGAAGACACTGCATACGTTGAAGCTCTTAAAGATGCAGTCGAGTGGCTTGGCTTTAAATGGAAAGACGATGTACGTTATACGTCTGATTATTTTCACCAATTATATACATGGGCACAAGAGCTTGTAAAAATCGGTAAGGCTTATGTAGATTCTTTAGATGAAGAGACTATGCGTGAGTACCGCGGTACTGTAACTGAACCTGGTAAGCGTAGCAAGTATGCAGAACGCACGGTAGAAGAAAACCTAGACCTTTTAGAGAGAATGAAACAAGGTGAATTTAAAGACGGTGAACATGTTCTTCGTGCAAAAATCGACATGAGTGCGGCAAATATGAAGATGCGTGACCCTCTTCTGTATCGTATACGTCATGCTCACCACTACAGAGCAGGAAATGAGTGGGCAATCTACCCTATGTACGACTTTGGTCACTGTCTATCTGACTACATTGAGGGTGTAACTCACTCTATCTGTACGCTTGAGTTTGAAAACAACCGTGAGATCTATGACTGGGTTATCGACACACTTGGGCTTGAACCTCCACGTCCATATCAGCATGAGTTTGCACGTCTAGGGATCAACTACACAGTTATGAGTAAAAGAAAGCTTTTAGAGCTTGTAAACGGCAACTATGTAAATGGTTGGGATGATCCACGTATGCCGACTATAGCAGGTTTAAGAAGACGCGGTTACACACCTGAGTCGATCCTAAACTTCTGTGACTCTATAGGTATTGCAAAAGCAAACTCTACTGTAGATGTTGCACAACTTGAGTTTGCGATCCGTGATGATCTAAACACAAAAGTACCGCGTGTTATGTGTGTACTTGATCCTTTAAAAGTGACAATTGAGAACTACGAAGGTAGCGAAGAGTTTGATGCTCCATACTACCCTGAAGATATTCCAAAAGAGGGTTCAAGAAAGGTGCCATTTTCAAAAGAGATCTACATTGAGCGTGAAGACTTTAGTGAAAACCCGCCTAAGGGTTACTACCGCCTAACTCCTGATCAGGCAGTTCGTCTTAGGTCAGGTTATATCATAACTTGTAAAGAGGTAATCAAAGACGCTAACGGAGAGATCACTGAGATCATAGCCGAGTATAATCCAGATTCAAAAAGTGGATCAGACACAAGCGGGATCAAAGTAAAAAGTGCGATCCAGTGGGTAGATGCTTCTAAAGCTAAAAAAGTTGAAGTTAGACTTTACGACAGACTTTACAAATGTGAAGCACCTGAAAATTTAGAAGATCTAAACCCTGACTCACTAAAGATCATTAAAGATGCACTTATTGAGCCTGCCGTGATCACAGACAAACCAGATGAGCGTTTCCAGTTTGAAAGACAAGGTTACTTCTATGCTGATCCTGACTATACAGATGAGAATCCTGTGTTTAACAAGATCGTAGGTCTTAAAGACTCTTATGCTAAGAAAGAAAAAGCACCAAGAGCTGAACGTAAGCCACAAGAGAAAAAAGTTCAAATAGACGGTGAAGTTGAACCTATGACTGAAGCCCAGCTCGCTCTGTTTGACAAGTACACAGTTGAGTTAAAACTAAACAATATGGTTGCGGACATTTTAGCTCGTGATGAGAAACTATCATCTTTTTACGCTGACGCTCTGGCAGTTAACAACTCACCAGTGACTATCGCTAACTTAGTTGCAAATGAAGTTGCAAGAGAGCTAAAAGAAAAAGAGATCATTGATCTTAAATTTAACGCTAAACAAATAGCTGAACTTGTCAAAATGGTTGATGATGAGACTATCTCAAATAAAATCGCAAAACAAGTATTTGAAGAGATGCAAAAATCTGGAGAAAACCCGGCTAAGATTGTTGAGGACAAAGGGCTTGTTCAGATCAGCGATCCTGGAGTAATAGAGCCTATCATTGATGAGATCATCGCTAAAAACCCTGACAATGTAGAGAAATTCAAAGCGGGTAACAACAAACTGCTTGGTTTCTTTGTAGGTCAAACACTAAAAGCTACAGGCGGCAAAGCAAACCCTCAAGTTGTAAATCAACTGGTAGCTAAAAAGTTAGCACAATAA
- a CDS encoding PhzF family phenazine biosynthesis protein produces the protein MKSLKFKKIDAFASFNSSGNPAGVIYLDNCNDLSAEEMQQIAKELKGFVSEVGYIWENEDGSFGLRYYSSEREVEFCGHATIAIMYNIIKSRSDLLAKSELTIHTKNDTLVVENHIPQNDSVFITAPAPKFIMKDINQEDIASSLKIDANMIDDRFDIAIVNAGLETLIVPVKNLEATLNVNPDLVELNVFCKSIGVDIIILFTDECFSEKSSYRTRVFAATFGYLEDPATGSGNSAFGNYLLQRNIWDGELMNIEQNALKENFNTVKLTTKKEESIKHVLFGGSAKVKIDGNYLL, from the coding sequence TTGAAATCACTGAAATTTAAAAAGATAGACGCCTTTGCATCTTTCAACTCTAGCGGTAATCCTGCCGGAGTTATTTACTTAGATAACTGTAATGACTTATCTGCCGAAGAGATGCAACAGATTGCCAAAGAACTAAAAGGTTTTGTAAGTGAAGTTGGATACATCTGGGAAAACGAAGACGGAAGTTTTGGGTTACGTTATTATTCAAGCGAGAGAGAAGTCGAGTTTTGCGGTCATGCGACTATTGCCATTATGTACAACATCATAAAAAGTAGATCAGATCTTTTGGCAAAAAGTGAACTCACTATTCATACGAAAAACGACACTTTGGTAGTTGAAAACCATATCCCGCAAAATGATTCGGTTTTTATTACCGCACCTGCTCCAAAATTTATAATGAAAGATATTAATCAAGAGGATATTGCGTCCTCTTTAAAGATAGATGCAAACATGATAGATGACCGTTTTGATATCGCCATTGTTAATGCAGGACTTGAAACACTCATTGTCCCCGTAAAAAATCTTGAGGCGACTTTGAATGTTAATCCCGATCTGGTAGAGTTAAACGTGTTTTGCAAAAGCATAGGAGTTGACATTATTATCTTGTTTACGGATGAGTGTTTTAGTGAAAAAAGCAGTTATCGTACAAGAGTGTTTGCCGCGACGTTCGGTTACCTTGAAGACCCTGCGACGGGCTCTGGAAACAGTGCTTTTGGAAACTATCTTCTTCAAAGAAACATATGGGATGGCGAACTGATGAACATTGAGCAAAATGCTCTGAAAGAGAACTTTAATACGGTAAAACTTACTACAAAAAAAGAAGAAAGTATCAAGCACGTGCTTTTTGGCGGTAGTGCAAAAGTTAAAATCGATGGAAATTATTTACTTTAA
- the cysK gene encoding cysteine synthase A gives MKIANDATELVGNTPLVRLNSISNDTNTTVLGKCEFMNPTSSVKDRIALSMIQAAIDDGSIKEDTLVIEPTSGNTGIGLAMVCAAKGIKLTLTMPESMSLERRQLLSALGANIELTPASLGMKGAIDKAQEMHEEIENSFLPQQFNNPNNPKAHKGSTALEIINDTDNTVDILVAAVGTGGSITGIGEVLKEHNPNIKVIAVEPTASPVISGGKPGPHKIQGIGAGFIPGVLNVGLIDEVIQVENDDAFKTSKEIAKTDGLLVGISAGANLYAAKQIASREENKGKTIVTILCDTGERYLSTDLYS, from the coding sequence ATGAAAATAGCAAATGATGCAACGGAGTTAGTTGGAAATACTCCATTGGTAAGATTAAACAGCATATCTAACGATACAAATACTACAGTTTTAGGTAAGTGTGAATTCATGAATCCTACAAGTTCTGTAAAAGACAGAATAGCATTGTCTATGATTCAAGCAGCAATTGACGATGGAAGTATAAAAGAAGATACACTTGTTATAGAACCGACAAGTGGTAATACTGGTATAGGTCTCGCAATGGTATGTGCAGCAAAAGGTATAAAACTTACACTTACTATGCCTGAGAGTATGAGTCTTGAAAGACGTCAACTACTAAGTGCACTTGGTGCAAACATAGAATTAACACCTGCTTCACTTGGTATGAAAGGTGCGATTGACAAGGCTCAAGAAATGCATGAAGAGATAGAAAACAGCTTTTTACCTCAGCAGTTCAATAATCCAAACAACCCAAAAGCACATAAAGGCTCTACTGCTTTAGAGATTATAAATGATACTGATAATACAGTTGATATCTTGGTAGCTGCAGTGGGTACAGGTGGTTCTATAACTGGTATTGGTGAGGTTTTAAAAGAACATAATCCAAATATCAAGGTTATAGCTGTAGAGCCAACAGCTTCACCAGTGATATCTGGTGGAAAACCTGGTCCACATAAAATTCAAGGAATTGGTGCGGGATTTATTCCGGGAGTTTTAAATGTTGGACTTATAGATGAAGTGATCCAAGTTGAAAATGATGATGCATTTAAGACATCTAAAGAGATTGCAAAAACTGATGGACTGCTAGTTGGTATATCAGCAGGTGCAAATCTGTATGCAGCAAAACAAATAGCGTCTAGAGAAGAAAATAAAGGTAAAACTATAGTAACAATCCTGTGTGATACAGGAGAAAGATACCTTAGTACAGACCTCTATTCATAA
- a CDS encoding VOC family protein: MRFAHTNIAARDWKKLSDFYIKVFECKIKPPQRDLKGEWLDKAIGIKNARQTGVHLSLPGYENPPTLEIFSYEKFIDTNPIMANQIGFTHIAFEVDDVDAILTKALKYGATTLGEVIENEVKGVGMLKFTYLRDIEGNIIEIQSWN, from the coding sequence ATGCGATTTGCACACACAAATATAGCGGCAAGAGATTGGAAAAAATTATCAGACTTTTATATAAAAGTTTTTGAATGTAAAATTAAACCTCCGCAGAGAGATTTAAAAGGTGAGTGGCTTGATAAAGCAATCGGTATAAAAAATGCTAGACAAACGGGTGTGCATTTATCTCTTCCAGGATATGAAAACCCACCGACATTAGAAATATTTAGTTACGAAAAATTTATAGATACAAATCCAATTATGGCTAATCAAATTGGTTTTACCCATATTGCATTTGAAGTGGATGATGTAGATGCAATACTAACAAAAGCTTTAAAATATGGAGCTACAACATTAGGTGAAGTGATCGAAAATGAAGTTAAAGGTGTCGGTATGTTAAAATTTACATATTTACGAGATATAGAAGGAAATATTATAGAAATTCAATCTTGGAATTAA